A window of the Synechococcus sp. LTW-R genome harbors these coding sequences:
- a CDS encoding heme A synthase: MFGATQPSKRDGLAALCAHLLVALIALVVIGGATRVMEAGLACPDWPLCYGSLLPGRQMNLQVFLEWFHRLDAFVVGVGLLVLTTASWWWRRELPKGFPLLSSLSLVLVAVQAGLGALTVTLLLPFPVVTAHLLTALVLVALLSGLSELLRTGSLAPTSSRSLLWAGLAAVLALAVLVQCLLGGLMASQWAAGRCLSAGEGCSLLLLHRLGARPVGVLVLLGSGLLLWKRPSDRPLALAAALLVLLQIALGVLSLRLSLSVPAVTVAHQLGAALLVAVLAALTVRSWPEVLRG, translated from the coding sequence ATGTTCGGCGCCACACAGCCCAGCAAACGAGACGGTTTAGCCGCGCTCTGCGCCCACCTTTTGGTGGCCCTGATTGCACTGGTGGTCATTGGTGGCGCGACGCGGGTGATGGAGGCCGGGCTGGCTTGCCCCGACTGGCCCCTTTGCTACGGCTCCCTCTTGCCAGGTCGTCAGATGAACCTCCAGGTCTTCCTGGAATGGTTCCATCGCCTCGATGCCTTCGTCGTGGGTGTCGGCCTGCTGGTGCTCACCACGGCGAGCTGGTGGTGGCGACGCGAGTTGCCCAAGGGCTTCCCGCTGTTGTCCAGCCTTAGCTTGGTGTTGGTGGCCGTTCAGGCCGGCTTAGGGGCCTTAACGGTGACCCTGTTGCTGCCCTTCCCTGTGGTGACGGCGCACCTGCTCACCGCTCTGGTGCTGGTGGCTCTCCTCAGTGGTCTGAGTGAATTGCTCAGGACCGGCTCGCTCGCTCCGACGTCGAGCCGCTCTCTCCTCTGGGCTGGTTTGGCCGCGGTTCTAGCCCTGGCTGTTCTGGTGCAATGCCTCCTCGGGGGGTTGATGGCCAGTCAGTGGGCGGCGGGCCGTTGCTTAAGCGCGGGTGAGGGCTGCTCCTTGCTTTTGCTGCATCGCCTTGGTGCGCGGCCGGTGGGGGTTCTAGTGCTGCTCGGTTCCGGACTTCTGCTCTGGAAACGTCCCAGTGATCGCCCCTTGGCCTTGGCTGCGGCCCTGTTGGTGTTGCTTCAGATCGCCCTGGGCGTCCTGAGTTTGCGGCTCAGTTTGTCCGTCCCCGCGGTGACGGTGGCCCACCAGCTCGGGGCGGCTCTGCTGGTTGCAGTTTTGGCGGCCTTGACCGTTCGTAGTTGGCCGGAGGTGCTTCGTGGTTAA
- a CDS encoding AbrB family transcriptional regulator produces the protein MLEGKALLDKARSLSNRPEDQIARACGYVGPSGRLLKKSFYRALVEAKGYKLPSQSGGGSGTKGRQAEFRTKVHGNGNLLIGNAYTRRMGLEPGQEFKIEIHKETGSIWLLPLEGDGGTKEAL, from the coding sequence ATGTTGGAAGGCAAGGCGCTGCTGGATAAGGCTCGCTCCCTCAGCAATCGCCCGGAGGATCAGATCGCCAGGGCCTGCGGTTACGTCGGTCCCAGTGGCCGTCTCCTCAAAAAAAGCTTCTACCGCGCCCTCGTTGAAGCGAAGGGCTACAAGCTGCCCAGCCAGAGCGGCGGCGGCAGTGGCACCAAAGGCCGCCAAGCCGAGTTCCGCACCAAGGTGCACGGCAATGGAAACCTGCTGATCGGGAACGCCTACACGCGTCGCATGGGGCTGGAGCCTGGCCAGGAATTCAAGATCGAAATCCATAAAGAAACGGGCTCCATTTGGCTCCTGCCCCTCGAGGGGGACGGCGGCACAAAAGAAGCCCTCTGA
- a CDS encoding cytochrome c oxidase subunit II, producing MRIPPAILTLITGMALVLLGLWIGQNVNLLPVDASANAPVYDELFKVLFSIGTILFVGIVGLIVYSLVKFRRKPGETGDGEAVEGNLPLEILWTAIPAIVVLFVGIYSYDIYDRMGGMAPLNDHSMHAMGGEMEESRTWGGISPVSLESDGASAPLPIDVTAMQFAFIFHYPDAEITSGELHVPMGQPVALHMNANDVIHAFWVPEFRLKQDVIPGQPTLLSFTATRPGRYPIVCAELCGPYHGGMRSTVIVDEPETFEAWVNQNSPIANAAPQTPVQS from the coding sequence ATGCGGATTCCTCCCGCAATCCTCACCCTGATCACCGGCATGGCCCTCGTTTTGTTGGGCCTATGGATCGGGCAGAACGTCAACCTCCTCCCGGTGGATGCCAGCGCGAATGCGCCGGTTTACGACGAACTCTTCAAGGTTCTCTTCAGCATTGGGACCATCCTCTTTGTCGGGATTGTTGGGCTGATCGTCTACAGCCTGGTGAAATTTCGCCGCAAGCCAGGTGAAACCGGTGATGGTGAAGCCGTCGAGGGAAACCTTCCGCTTGAGATCCTCTGGACCGCTATCCCCGCGATAGTCGTCCTCTTCGTCGGCATCTACAGCTACGACATCTACGACCGAATGGGCGGCATGGCGCCGCTCAACGACCACAGCATGCACGCCATGGGCGGGGAGATGGAGGAGTCCCGCACCTGGGGCGGCATCAGTCCGGTCAGCCTTGAAAGTGATGGCGCCTCTGCTCCACTGCCGATCGATGTGACGGCCATGCAGTTCGCCTTCATCTTTCACTACCCCGATGCGGAGATCACCAGCGGTGAGCTCCATGTGCCCATGGGGCAGCCAGTAGCCCTTCATATGAATGCGAATGACGTCATCCATGCCTTTTGGGTGCCGGAATTCCGGCTCAAGCAGGACGTCATCCCCGGTCAACCCACCCTGTTGAGCTTTACCGCCACCCGCCCGGGCCGCTATCCGATTGTCTGCGCGGAGCTCTGCGGTCCTTACCACGGCGGCATGCGCTCAACGGTGATCGTCGATGAGCCCGAGACGTTCGAAGCCTGGGTAAACCAAAACAGTCCGATTGCGAACGCCGCTCCCCAGACCCCGGTGCAGTCATGA
- the ctaD gene encoding cytochrome c oxidase subunit I, producing the protein MTISLTPEHSTPLQPQGWLRYLSFSTDHKVIGLQYLVCGFIFYLIGGALAGAIRTELLTPISDFLPRETYNEVLTLHGTVMIFLWIVPVVNGAFGNYLIPFYVGARDMAFPRLNAVAFWLIPPAGLLLISSYFIASAAQSGWTAYPPLSITTPATGQIIWILSVLLLGGSSIFGGINFIATILKLRRPGLKLMQLPMYCWAMLGTSILVVLSTPVLAGTLVLLSFDIIAHTGFFNPSLGGNAVVYQHLFWFYSHPAVYIMVLPAFGLVSEILPIHCRKPLFGYTTMVYSIMGIVFLGLIVWAHHMFTSGTPPWMRLFFTIATSFIAVPTGIKFFNWLATMWGGRIALNSAMLFSCGFIINFVFGGITGVALAQVPFDIHVHDTYFVVAHFHYIVYGGTVFVIFASIYHWYPKVTGRLLNEDLGRLHFLFTFVGFNLCFAPQHWLGLNGMPRRVAEYDPQFELINQLSSIGALLMAISTLPFLLNVVLSAFNGAPAGDNPWNALTPEWLTSSPPPVENWKGEAPLVTEPYGYGIPAGELPLAATSGSELWKLGNSDQRS; encoded by the coding sequence ATGACCATCAGCCTGACCCCCGAGCACAGCACGCCGCTCCAACCCCAAGGCTGGCTTCGCTATCTCAGCTTCAGCACCGATCACAAGGTGATCGGACTGCAATATCTGGTCTGCGGCTTCATTTTTTATCTGATCGGCGGCGCCCTCGCCGGTGCCATTCGAACCGAGCTGCTCACTCCGATTTCGGACTTCCTCCCGCGGGAGACCTACAACGAAGTCCTGACCCTGCACGGGACCGTGATGATCTTTTTGTGGATTGTCCCGGTGGTCAATGGCGCCTTCGGCAACTACCTGATCCCCTTCTATGTGGGCGCCCGGGACATGGCCTTCCCTCGGCTGAATGCCGTGGCGTTTTGGCTGATTCCCCCCGCCGGATTGCTGTTGATCAGCAGTTACTTCATCGCCAGCGCGGCCCAATCCGGTTGGACGGCCTATCCCCCCTTAAGCATCACAACCCCGGCAACAGGTCAGATCATCTGGATCCTGAGCGTGCTGCTCCTGGGCGGTAGCTCGATCTTTGGCGGGATCAACTTCATCGCCACGATCCTCAAATTGCGGCGTCCCGGGCTGAAGCTCATGCAGCTACCGATGTACTGCTGGGCGATGCTCGGCACCAGCATCCTGGTGGTGCTCTCCACCCCCGTTCTGGCTGGAACGCTGGTGCTACTGAGCTTCGACATCATTGCCCACACCGGCTTTTTCAACCCCAGCCTGGGGGGGAATGCGGTGGTTTACCAGCACCTCTTCTGGTTCTATTCCCACCCGGCGGTTTACATCATGGTGCTGCCGGCCTTTGGCCTGGTGAGCGAAATCCTGCCCATCCATTGCCGTAAGCCCCTCTTCGGCTACACGACGATGGTGTATTCGATCATGGGCATCGTCTTCCTTGGCCTGATCGTCTGGGCCCACCACATGTTCACGAGCGGCACGCCTCCCTGGATGCGGCTGTTCTTCACCATCGCCACCTCCTTTATCGCCGTTCCCACCGGCATCAAATTCTTCAACTGGCTCGCGACGATGTGGGGAGGCCGCATTGCCCTCAACAGCGCAATGCTGTTCTCCTGTGGCTTCATCATCAACTTTGTCTTCGGCGGCATCACGGGTGTCGCCCTGGCCCAGGTCCCCTTTGACATCCATGTGCACGACACCTACTTCGTCGTCGCCCACTTCCACTACATCGTCTATGGAGGCACGGTCTTTGTGATCTTCGCCTCGATCTACCACTGGTACCCGAAGGTGACCGGGCGATTGCTGAATGAAGATCTGGGCCGACTGCACTTCCTGTTCACCTTCGTCGGCTTCAACCTCTGCTTCGCGCCGCAGCACTGGCTGGGACTGAATGGCATGCCAAGGCGTGTCGCTGAATACGACCCCCAGTTCGAGCTGATCAACCAGCTCAGCAGTATCGGCGCCCTGCTGATGGCGATCAGCACCCTGCCCTTCCTGCTGAACGTCGTCCTCAGTGCCTTCAACGGCGCCCCGGCCGGCGACAACCCCTGGAATGCCCTGACGCCCGAGTGGCTCACCAGTTCCCCCCCACCCGTAGAGAACTGGAAAGGCGAAGCTCCGTTGGTGACAGAGCCCTATGGCTATGGCATCCCCGCCGGCGAACTCCCCTTAGCCGCCACCTCGGGCTCTGAGCTCTGGAAGCTCGGCAACTCTGACCAGCGCTCCTGA
- a CDS encoding aldo/keto reductase, whose protein sequence is MRATTGPQQMAEVLAAALAAGINHIETAPAYGPAEAFLGQALSQWRGSEPLVITSKLLPGIALEEGKAQLRGILQRLGLERLDNLAIHGLNRPEHLDWALRGAGAELLRWALAEGLVGQVGFSSHGELPLIETALASGRFSFCSLHLHWFDQTRIPLAQAALREGMGVLAISPADKGGRLYAPPEQLRADCAPFEPLELAYRFLLDAGISSLTLGAAQASDLDLAKRLTAEEGRWLEPSHRQALDRAWQAGQSRLSASACQQCRACLPCPNAVPIPELLRLRNLDLGHGMGAFAQERYNLIGRAGHWWESVNASACSGCGDCLPRCPHNLPIPELLAETHERLAAAPRRRLWG, encoded by the coding sequence ATGCGGGCCACCACGGGCCCGCAGCAGATGGCGGAGGTGCTCGCCGCGGCCCTAGCCGCGGGCATCAACCACATCGAAACCGCCCCGGCCTATGGCCCCGCGGAGGCCTTCCTGGGCCAAGCCCTCAGCCAGTGGCGGGGATCGGAGCCGCTGGTGATCACCAGCAAGCTGCTCCCGGGCATCGCGCTGGAGGAGGGCAAGGCCCAACTGCGCGGGATCTTGCAACGCCTAGGGCTCGAGCGGCTCGACAACCTGGCCATCCACGGCCTGAACCGACCTGAGCATCTGGACTGGGCCCTGCGGGGAGCCGGGGCGGAGCTGCTGCGCTGGGCCCTGGCGGAGGGATTGGTCGGCCAAGTGGGGTTCTCCAGCCACGGTGAGCTCCCGCTGATTGAAACCGCCCTCGCCTCAGGGCGCTTCAGCTTCTGCAGCCTCCATCTGCACTGGTTCGATCAGACCCGAATTCCCCTGGCCCAGGCCGCGCTCCGGGAGGGCATGGGCGTGCTCGCCATCTCGCCCGCCGACAAGGGGGGTCGGCTCTATGCACCGCCTGAGCAACTCCGCGCCGATTGCGCTCCCTTTGAGCCGCTGGAGTTGGCCTACCGCTTCCTGCTGGATGCAGGTATCTCAAGCCTGACCCTGGGGGCCGCCCAAGCCAGCGACCTGGATCTCGCCAAGCGTCTGACTGCGGAGGAGGGCCGCTGGCTTGAGCCCAGCCATCGCCAGGCCCTGGATCGCGCTTGGCAGGCCGGCCAAAGCCGTCTTTCCGCCAGCGCCTGCCAGCAGTGCCGGGCCTGCCTGCCCTGCCCCAACGCGGTGCCCATCCCCGAGCTCCTGCGCCTGCGCAACCTGGACCTCGGCCACGGCATGGGTGCCTTTGCCCAAGAGCGCTACAACCTGATCGGCCGAGCCGGGCATTGGTGGGAAAGCGTGAACGCGTCCGCCTGCTCGGGCTGCGGTGATTGCCTGCCGCGCTGCCCCCACAACCTGCCCATTCCAGAGCTGCTGGCGGAGACCCATGAACGGCTGGCCGCCGCACCGCGGCGCCGGCTCTGGGGTTAG
- a CDS encoding bifunctional nuclease family protein, translated as MVEMQVAGMALDAASRSPIVLLRDPSGRRQVPIWIDQAQAQNIMAGLSDQAPPRPLSHDLMVELLQAGGLQLTKVIVHAIEDSTFRAVLKLQTAGEEEVELDARPSDAIALAIRTGSGIWMLEEVVADASIPVDAEADAEDAADFRRFIDGISPAELVRHINQAQTDVESSAEQPEEDAG; from the coding sequence ATGGTCGAAATGCAAGTGGCCGGCATGGCCCTCGATGCCGCCAGTCGCAGTCCGATCGTTCTGCTTCGCGACCCATCGGGCCGCCGTCAGGTGCCGATCTGGATCGACCAGGCCCAGGCCCAAAACATCATGGCCGGGCTCAGCGACCAGGCTCCGCCCCGGCCCCTCAGCCATGACCTGATGGTGGAGCTCCTGCAGGCCGGGGGCCTGCAGCTCACCAAGGTCATCGTTCACGCCATCGAAGACAGCACCTTTCGTGCCGTCTTGAAACTGCAGACGGCTGGCGAGGAGGAAGTGGAGCTGGATGCCCGCCCCAGCGACGCCATCGCCCTGGCGATCCGCACCGGCAGTGGGATCTGGATGCTGGAGGAAGTGGTCGCCGACGCCTCCATTCCCGTCGATGCGGAGGCGGACGCCGAAGACGCCGCCGATTTCCGCCGCTTCATCGACGGCATCAGTCCCGCTGAACTGGTCCGGCACATCAACCAAGCCCAGACCGACGTGGAATCCTCCGCGGAACAGCCGGAGGAAGACGCTGGCTGA
- a CDS encoding DUF308 domain-containing protein encodes MASDDKSGLAVGALRSFTVAEGILLLVLGVLALIFPMIASAWVTVVVALAFLVGGIIGWVNSLNRSRQLSKWHCFWRLVVSTLFVVTGAWIIQQFSAGVEPAAAQVAALAFAIGIVFLVEGVVASIVSLSHTEMAGWGWGLANGIVTFILGLIIVSMKGLGLLSVLGILVGISFLFSGIDLLVFSAAFHGPDDR; translated from the coding sequence ATGGCTTCTGACGACAAGTCCGGTTTGGCGGTGGGCGCCCTGCGCAGCTTCACCGTCGCCGAAGGCATCCTGTTGCTGGTGCTGGGCGTTCTTGCCCTGATTTTCCCGATGATTGCCTCCGCCTGGGTGACGGTGGTGGTGGCCCTGGCTTTTCTGGTGGGCGGGATCATCGGCTGGGTGAACAGCCTCAACCGCTCCAGGCAGCTGAGCAAATGGCACTGCTTCTGGCGGCTCGTGGTCTCCACCTTGTTTGTGGTGACCGGCGCTTGGATCATTCAGCAGTTCAGCGCCGGCGTGGAACCGGCAGCGGCTCAGGTGGCGGCCTTGGCCTTCGCCATCGGCATCGTCTTCCTGGTGGAAGGCGTGGTGGCCAGCATCGTCTCCCTGTCCCACACCGAGATGGCCGGCTGGGGCTGGGGTTTGGCCAATGGCATCGTCACCTTCATCCTCGGCTTGATCATCGTTTCGATGAAGGGTCTGGGACTGTTGAGCGTGCTCGGAATCCTGGTGGGGATCAGCTTCCTCTTCAGCGGGATTGACCTCTTGGTGTTCAGTGCCGCTTTCCACGGACCGGACGACCGCTAA
- a CDS encoding riboflavin synthase has protein sequence MFTGLVQTTGQLQRRSGGVTLQIPPGSELDPAQLALGDSVAVDGVCLTVTERSASGFQADVSEETLSRTTLSAKADRGGWVNLEPALRLQDRLGGHLVSGHVDGLGHVVAVEQQSASWALRLRWQDPAFGRYICEKASVAVDGISLTVAGCSADGSEFWIAVIPHTWSSTTLQHLERGTAVNLEADLLAKYTERLLQHGASGSGPSTAPISDAWLKEHGWS, from the coding sequence ATGTTCACAGGGCTGGTTCAGACCACCGGACAGCTGCAGCGCCGCAGTGGCGGCGTGACGCTGCAGATCCCTCCGGGTTCTGAGCTCGACCCTGCCCAGTTGGCCCTGGGGGACAGCGTTGCCGTCGACGGGGTCTGTTTGACCGTGACCGAACGCTCCGCCAGCGGTTTTCAGGCCGACGTCAGCGAGGAGACCCTGAGCCGTACGACCCTCTCGGCGAAGGCCGACCGAGGGGGCTGGGTCAACCTGGAGCCGGCCCTGCGTCTTCAGGATCGTCTCGGCGGTCATCTGGTGAGCGGCCACGTCGATGGCCTGGGCCATGTGGTGGCGGTCGAGCAGCAAAGCGCGTCCTGGGCCCTCAGGCTGCGTTGGCAGGATCCGGCCTTCGGCCGCTACATCTGCGAGAAGGCCAGCGTCGCTGTTGACGGCATCAGCCTGACCGTGGCGGGGTGCAGCGCTGATGGATCCGAGTTTTGGATCGCGGTGATTCCCCACACCTGGAGCAGCACGACCCTGCAGCATCTGGAGCGGGGCACGGCGGTGAATTTGGAGGCCGATCTGCTGGCGAAGTACACCGAACGCTTGCTTCAGCACGGCGCGTCGGGATCGGGTCCGTCAACGGCTCCGATCAGTGATGCCTGGTTGAAAGAGCACGGCTGGAGCTGA
- a CDS encoding cytochrome c oxidase subunit 3, with amino-acid sequence MTSLTPSESLSQQEASEAHEHHGDFRMFGLATFLVADGMTFAGFFAAYLTFRAVNPLPSGATYELELVLPTINTLLLLISSFTFHRAGAAMKRNQRALGQRWLLVSAALGFAFLAGQMKEYFELPFGLTDNLFASTFYAITGFHGLHVTLGGLMILIVWWQCREGGRVSQDNLFPLEAAELYWHFVDGIWVVLYGILYLL; translated from the coding sequence ATGACCAGCCTGACTCCCAGCGAATCCCTGAGCCAACAGGAGGCCAGCGAAGCGCACGAGCACCATGGCGACTTCCGGATGTTCGGCCTCGCCACCTTTCTGGTTGCCGATGGCATGACCTTCGCCGGGTTCTTCGCGGCGTATCTGACCTTCCGCGCCGTCAACCCGTTGCCATCCGGAGCGACCTACGAACTCGAGCTGGTGCTGCCCACCATCAACACCCTCCTGCTGCTGATCAGCAGCTTCACTTTCCATCGCGCTGGCGCGGCGATGAAACGCAACCAACGGGCCCTGGGCCAGCGTTGGTTACTGGTCAGTGCCGCCCTTGGCTTTGCGTTTCTGGCCGGGCAAATGAAGGAGTACTTCGAGCTCCCCTTTGGCCTCACCGACAACCTCTTTGCCAGCACCTTCTATGCCATCACCGGCTTCCACGGTCTGCACGTGACCTTGGGCGGCTTGATGATCCTGATCGTCTGGTGGCAGTGCCGCGAGGGTGGTCGGGTGAGCCAAGACAACCTCTTCCCCTTGGAGGCCGCGGAGCTTTATTGGCACTTCGTCGATGGCATCTGGGTGGTCCTCTACGGAATCCTTTATCTGCTGTAG
- a CDS encoding ATP-binding cassette domain-containing protein, which produces MIDLENVSKRYGKGEKAVDALNGLNLQVPAGSLFGLLGPNGAGKTTTLRILATLLAPSSGRVQVAGLDALADPRGVRERLGYVAQEVALDKILSGRELLQLQGDLYHLPRSARDQRIAELIELLGMADWIDRRSGTYSGGMRRRLDLASGLLHRPDVLVLDEPTVGLDIESRAAIWTVLHQLRDQGTTVLLSSHYLEEVDALADQLAIIEGGRVIASGPPSELKAALGGDRVTLRIREFSDEPEALRVQQLLQACPGVRQVVVNRAQGFSLNLVVENDGVVEQLRRQLAEAQLPVFALAQSRPSLDDVYLQATGRTLMDAELAVAGVRDAKAERKQSMR; this is translated from the coding sequence GTGATTGATCTGGAGAACGTCTCCAAGCGCTACGGCAAAGGCGAGAAAGCCGTTGACGCCCTCAATGGTCTGAATCTGCAGGTTCCCGCGGGCAGCCTGTTTGGATTGCTCGGCCCCAACGGGGCAGGTAAAACCACCACCCTGCGCATCCTGGCCACGTTGTTGGCCCCATCCAGCGGCCGGGTTCAGGTGGCTGGGCTGGATGCCCTGGCCGACCCTAGGGGCGTTCGCGAGCGCCTGGGCTACGTGGCCCAGGAGGTCGCCCTCGACAAAATCCTCAGCGGCCGTGAGCTGCTCCAGTTGCAGGGTGATCTCTATCACCTGCCCCGCTCAGCGCGGGATCAGCGCATCGCCGAGCTGATTGAGCTGTTGGGCATGGCCGACTGGATCGATCGCCGCAGCGGCACCTACTCCGGCGGGATGCGTCGCCGCTTGGATTTGGCCTCGGGACTGCTGCACCGGCCGGATGTTCTGGTGCTGGATGAACCCACCGTTGGTCTGGATATTGAGAGTCGCGCCGCCATCTGGACGGTCCTCCATCAACTGCGGGATCAAGGGACCACGGTGCTGCTCAGCAGCCATTACCTCGAAGAGGTCGATGCCCTGGCAGATCAGCTGGCGATCATCGAGGGGGGCCGCGTGATCGCTTCGGGTCCCCCGTCTGAGCTCAAAGCCGCCCTCGGCGGTGACCGCGTCACCCTGCGGATTCGGGAATTCAGCGATGAGCCCGAGGCCCTGCGGGTCCAACAGCTGCTGCAGGCCTGCCCCGGGGTGCGCCAGGTGGTCGTGAACCGTGCCCAAGGCTTCTCCTTGAACCTGGTGGTCGAAAACGATGGTGTCGTGGAGCAACTGCGGCGCCAGTTGGCCGAGGCCCAACTGCCGGTCTTCGCCTTGGCCCAAAGCCGCCCAAGCCTGGATGACGTCTACCTGCAGGCCACGGGCCGCACATTGATGGATGCCGAATTGGCGGTGGCCGGTGTCCGTGATGCCAAGGCTGAGCGCAAGCAGTCGATGCGTTGA
- a CDS encoding heme o synthase, which translates to MVNSLTLTREEVVPSRKRVKLPPWLEIAKPRLIPLLLATTLGGMALSEGWPLPPLRLACTLGGGALAAAAAGVLNCLWEQELDGRMQRTSGRALPSGRLSIATAFAIAVTLTLTAATLLVGGVNCLAASLSLLGLCSYVLLYTVLLKPRTTQNIVIGGVAGAIPPLVGAAAATGHLGLGSWWLFALVMLWTPAHFWALALLLKEDYRAVGIPMLPVVKGSGATAEAIRWYALATVVLSLVGVWALPGGGLLYGLLLLPFNARLLQMTWMLQQDPDDLQRAKGLFRWSIFYLFGVCLLLLMARMPAGEQFSEQGFALLGWSGSGNAGFTLAASLVSSAF; encoded by the coding sequence GTGGTTAATTCGCTGACCTTGACGCGAGAGGAGGTGGTTCCCTCCCGGAAGCGGGTCAAGTTGCCCCCCTGGTTGGAGATCGCCAAGCCGCGGTTGATTCCCCTGCTCTTAGCCACGACCCTCGGTGGGATGGCGCTGTCGGAGGGCTGGCCGCTGCCTCCCTTGCGCTTGGCCTGCACCTTGGGCGGCGGAGCCTTGGCGGCGGCAGCGGCGGGTGTTTTGAACTGTCTCTGGGAGCAGGAGCTCGATGGCCGCATGCAGCGGACCAGCGGCCGTGCCCTTCCCTCCGGTCGCCTCTCCATCGCGACGGCCTTCGCCATTGCCGTCACCCTGACCCTGACGGCAGCCACCCTCTTGGTGGGGGGTGTGAATTGTCTGGCCGCGAGCTTGTCGCTGTTGGGCCTCTGCAGCTACGTGCTGCTCTATACGGTGCTGCTCAAGCCGCGCACCACCCAAAACATCGTTATCGGCGGTGTGGCCGGCGCCATTCCTCCGCTGGTGGGCGCCGCCGCCGCCACCGGCCACCTGGGCCTGGGCAGTTGGTGGTTGTTTGCCCTGGTGATGCTCTGGACGCCCGCCCATTTCTGGGCCTTGGCCTTGTTGCTTAAGGAGGACTACCGCGCTGTGGGCATTCCGATGCTTCCGGTGGTGAAGGGCAGTGGTGCCACGGCTGAGGCCATTCGCTGGTACGCCCTGGCCACCGTGGTGCTCAGTCTGGTGGGGGTCTGGGCCTTGCCCGGCGGTGGTTTGCTCTATGGGCTCTTGCTGCTGCCGTTCAACGCTCGGCTGCTGCAGATGACCTGGATGTTGCAGCAAGACCCCGACGATCTTCAGCGGGCCAAGGGTCTCTTTCGCTGGTCGATCTTCTACCTCTTTGGTGTCTGTTTGCTGCTGTTGATGGCGCGCATGCCGGCCGGCGAGCAGTTCTCCGAGCAGGGCTTCGCCCTGCTCGGTTGGAGTGGGTCCGGCAACGCAGGTTTCACCCTGGCCGCATCGCTGGTCAGCAGCGCTTTCTAG
- the cobT gene encoding nicotinate mononucleotide-dependent phosphoribosyltransferase CobT: MSLERLSGAPELAEQWCQRLAAAVPQTRVLLLLAGTDTAAVEGISAAGATPDSRRLTAAADAELLWQGPAAERPHALPPLPAGVTPAVIAWAVLQGLNLPPLVLDLGAPVAPAIPHLQLNQSPARCLSTGAAMAPDRVQRLWSWGERWGRSLARTGQPVLLSECVPGGTTTALAVLEALGVPSMGLVSGSVRQPDHQLKQRLVQEGLAAAQLPEGTGPQAVLAAVGDPMQVVAAALLKRAALGGAPLLLAGGSQMAAVWALAMAACRPEERQRLGRQSAVVTTAWVAHESASDFQGLLAQLASRFGVEPLAFATCLRFTDSRRPELLDYERGYVKEGVGAGGLAALWQLSGRPLQELVSACELACDQLLHSA, from the coding sequence TTGAGCCTGGAGCGCCTTAGCGGAGCGCCCGAGCTGGCGGAGCAGTGGTGTCAGCGTTTGGCTGCCGCTGTGCCCCAGACCCGGGTGCTGTTGCTGCTGGCGGGGACGGACACGGCGGCCGTTGAGGGCATCTCGGCGGCTGGTGCAACACCGGACTCCCGCCGCCTTACGGCCGCAGCGGATGCGGAGTTGCTCTGGCAGGGCCCCGCCGCCGAGCGGCCCCATGCCTTGCCGCCCCTGCCGGCTGGGGTCACACCGGCCGTGATCGCCTGGGCCGTGCTGCAGGGGTTGAACTTGCCGCCCTTGGTGCTGGACCTGGGGGCCCCTGTCGCTCCCGCCATTCCCCATCTCCAGCTGAACCAGTCGCCGGCCCGCTGCCTCAGTACGGGGGCGGCGATGGCTCCGGATCGGGTGCAGAGGCTTTGGTCCTGGGGGGAGCGCTGGGGTCGGAGCTTGGCGCGCACCGGACAACCGGTGCTGCTCAGTGAATGCGTTCCTGGCGGCACCACAACGGCTCTGGCGGTGCTGGAGGCCCTGGGGGTGCCCTCCATGGGTCTGGTGAGCGGCAGTGTCCGCCAGCCCGATCACCAGCTGAAGCAACGGCTGGTGCAAGAGGGGTTGGCGGCGGCCCAGCTGCCCGAGGGCACAGGGCCCCAGGCCGTTTTGGCGGCCGTGGGGGACCCGATGCAGGTGGTGGCTGCGGCCCTGCTCAAGCGGGCGGCTCTGGGCGGTGCACCGCTGCTCTTGGCGGGCGGCAGCCAGATGGCGGCGGTCTGGGCCCTGGCCATGGCGGCCTGCCGTCCGGAGGAGCGTCAACGGTTGGGCCGCCAGTCGGCCGTGGTCACCACCGCTTGGGTGGCCCATGAATCGGCCAGTGATTTCCAGGGGCTGCTGGCGCAGTTGGCCAGCCGCTTTGGCGTTGAGCCGCTGGCCTTCGCCACGTGCTTGCGCTTCACGGACAGCCGCCGGCCGGAGTTGCTCGATTACGAGCGGGGCTACGTCAAAGAGGGGGTGGGTGCTGGCGGCTTGGCGGCCCTATGGCAGCTCAGTGGCCGCCCGCTGCAGGAGCTGGTGTCCGCCTGTGAGCTGGCCTGTGATCAGCTGCTGCACTCCGCCTAG